The genomic DNA tcatacTGAAATTAACATGGACGTACTGTATGTCCTGATTATAAAAGCAATACACATAGTTGTAGTTTATTCTGCTTAAATTCGATCGACGAACAAAGTTTGTTGCATCGCAACATTATTCATTGAGAAGGcgtgatattaaatgttagaCCGAtcgatttattttatataaaaataaattgatttcctaCGAATggtctaattttttattttcacgcgTCAATTTCTTAGCATATCAAGCTCTTCTTTTTTAGTGTAAGAATGAACCAAATCAACTGTTAACAATCATGTAAAAACAATGATTATAAATTAGACTTTAGGTACTTCTGTATTTTGTAACGATACATGTAAAACACATTTAAAAGTAAATCgttaagaataattaataaattattaggcATACACTGAAGTATGATCTCAAGCTATAAAAGTTtctaagaaattattttacaatggCATAGAATCTGTGTAAAATGAacctttgattaaaattttcacaAACTAAATATCCTTCATATTGCTCATTAAACatcattaacaattattatCGTAAGAGGTATTTagctttttcaaattatttatttatttatttatttagatacATTATGTTCATCATTTGAATAGTATTATAATATCCTGTCTATCAGTAAAATTTcgtgaaaaaataaatgataatttcaataaatatttgatcGATTATTCATCACAAATATACAACTATCCCAGTTTAACAATAGAATCTTGTACAAAATCCCATGTAACAGTAATATAAATGTATTTACAATGCTTATAAACTTTAATAAAACAATGATCCCACATATAAAAAACATTAATGTGCTTCTGGTGATTGCGATAGAAGAACGATAAGGACCCAAAATTGTAGCAATGCCTGTAAAATGTTTAAAGGAATATAAAAATGAACTTCTGAAGTATTTAATATCCTTTTAAACATATATTTACCATATAAATTAATACTAAGATCCTTGCAAGTGGATATCTTCTTAGAAAAACACCTGTACGGATGCTAATAGCATCTAATGAAGAATAAGCTCTTTTAACTCTTCTAGTGACTCCGGTATCAAAGGGAGTTTCCATTAAAAATGTCGGTACTTGAGCCTTTGCGTCATCTGTATCATTTAAGTTGTTGTAAAGAATATTGCGCCGACTATTTCTAAGTTCATgctataaaagagaaaatatggaaatcaatattttgtatGAAAGTTGAATTCAAAAAGCattcttaacatttttattttaaattttctcgcATTTCTGAGGATTTAACAAGAGGCGCGAAAATATGAATTCGGAAAGGTACCAAATTAATTTCTACAAGTAATGTATTAACTTACTTCAATTTTTTCCAGTTGTAGTCTCAAAGCATTTCTCTCAGTTGTTAAACTCTCTAATGCTTGTTGTTTAGAAACCAAGGTTTTCGTAAGAGATGCCAATCTTAATTCCACTTCACTGCTAGGTGTAGAAGTTGCTGATAATTGCATTCTCAGTCTACTAATTTCAGAATTACTCTTTTGTAGCTGCGAAGTGTAACTATTGCGTTGACGAATTAACTCGTCCTTCAATGATCTTATTTCCTAAAATCACGttgcttattaattattctacaaTAAATGAATAGTGTGAAACGTACTTCTGAATGCAATCTTGCATCCTCCTCTGCATCCAGTCTCCTGCGTCTCTCGGTTGCAAGAATTTCTTGTGCCTGTACATTTGCTTCAGCAGAATTCTGTCTCATTTTCTCTAATTTCACGTCCGCATTCATTAACTCTTCCCGTACTATTCTCAGTTGCTCAGAGATTTGTTGATTTTCTTCGCGGAGAATGTCTCGTTCTTgtctaaaaattgaaatatgattAATTAAGTATATATCTTTGACAGATTAGTGCATGTACCTTAGCTGGTTCAGTTCCATAATCATTGTATCATCCATTCCTGTAGACTCGTTGCATCTCAACTCTgctatcaatttttctttctcttgtaaTGTTTTCAAAGCTCTAGCTTTGTGCTGATCCAAATCAGCTCTGGTAGAATTCAATTCTGACCTACTTCGTTCTAAAGCAAACTGCAGTTCTACTACTTGTTTAGATAACTGCATTTTTTCTACATTTAGagattgtaatttttcatttaagacTATGATCTCTTTCTGATGATCTGTCTCCTGTTTCCcaagtaattcatttctttcctctaaattcctttctatttcttttaaataccttttGATGTACTTATTGCTTGATgaattgattaatttatttacttctaAATTCTTCTGCTGAGATTCATAGTTATACcctgaaataaaattcaaaattttattatgttgccatatatatatatacatataaattgaGATAGTGAACTAATTTCGCATTACCATTATCCAAAACAATTCCTACACTCTGATTTTCTATTGGTTCATTATTTACAGAATCTGttacttcattttttatttctacatcatcataattaaaattatctggAAGCTCTACGGATGTATGCATAGGACTAGAACTTGAACAGTCACTATGATTTGATAATTCTGATATAGAATCTGTAGTATCTGTAGGATGCTCAACCATAAGCGAGGAAGGTGTAGGTGGTGACATTGAGACTTCTATGTTCTTCTTTGGGCTTGAATTAGGAGTGTTCAAAAACGTTAGAAGTTCTTCATCTCTTGAATTTGTCAATGAAGATAGGTTTGATGTTGAATCAACATAAGGATGTTTTGATTCTGTACTAAATTTTAAGGCTATTTCTTCTTGGGTGCTACCACTGTAATTTATAGAATATATTAAACAAGTGTCAAATTTTTTGTGATTTATTTTCTTACCACGATTCAGGAGGAGTCCATGTAACATGTGTCAATTGAGATTGTGGTAGTTCATATTTATCTTTATTCAAAACTGCCGCTGTATTTTTATCTATTTTGTTTAAAAGATTCTCTGCCTTATCAGCGAGGCCTGAAAACCAGGCCATTTTAAAGAAAACAAAGACAAATACTTGTTATAAATTTTGGTGACGTTTAACACTTGACAAAACTCATTAGACCATaaccttaaataaaatttacacaaaaCGGATCGATAAACTATATAGTAATGCTTTAACTATCTTCGAAATGATAGAAAGTATTATACAGAAATAGttgctaattaaaaattattctgttaCAAAACAGTAGATTATTTTTTTTAGGTAAAGttgtttaaataagaaataccaACATAAcactattatttttaaatgaattatgtAAGGTATTTTTAACGCACAATAACAAAAGAGGTAAATCTGcatgaaaaattaaatcgaGAATGTACGGTGACATTTTTTCATgggaaactttattttttaataaattgattttgaaaattcattgaaacctctataccgcagttcaccagagtccataactgcgaaaagaccagttttcgttcttcgcgcttctccagtgcgcatcttcgccctgattggcgactAGCAGAgaactcgctgcgttcccccaccatcttccaacctgcgcgtcgcagttacgGACTCTGGTGCACTGCGGTATATAGTAACAAGAAAAGCCCGCCATTGACACATGGCGTCATCTGACTTTGATCTTGCTGATAGTGGAcgtaaaaattacatttatttttagttcTTCTCGGCAACATTACAGAGCGTCATTGTAAATAAAGCGCCCCTTGATATTGATAAACGTAAATGTAATTTTGCGCTTTTTACAGGCAAAATTAAAAAGCTTATTTTTGAGCTTGCCGCTCAATGGTGCCATTTATCTCACTGGCGGtctttttcaaataaactgACGAGATAGAAGGTTACTgcattaattttcaaaacaatatttattgttagtatTATTCCTTTATggtatttattcattttcaaatgtaaTATACAATGTAGTAGTATACAATAATTAATCGGTGATACATCTCCAATGATTctgcatattttattattctttattacaATGAATTAGTCGAATTCACTAAGTTCTTTCTATTCTTAGTTCAATGCAAAATTTAAGCTTTCGCTGAGGCAAGAGCTTCAAGATCGCTAATACACTGTTGCAAATTAGCTTTTTCTTGTTCTGGTGTAATGGCTTTCAACACATTGCTTGTAATCCATTGTACCATGTGTTTCTGAGCAATTCGGCGCTCTGCAGCATCTATCTGGGCATGGTAATCAAGACGTTTCTTGACCTGTGAATAAATTAGGTTTATAATACAAGTGGTACTTTAATTTTCATGTGTTAATGGTAAATATAATTACCTCATTATAAACTTGTGCAAGTCGTTCTCTATACGTAGCTTCTAGCTGCATTAATACATTTTGCTTTTTAATATCATAAACCATCAGCTGACCTTGAATCCTCCATTTGGTTTTTTCTAAATGTTTAATCTCGTTCTCGAAAGCATCTAAATTTTGCTGTTTAATTTGATTCATGTTAGCTTCATATGCATCGACCATTTTATCCAGAGCTTCTCCAATTTTGTCACCAAATTTTATGTAGACAAACATTATAATAGATAGTAAAGAAAGTGAATTATAGAATTCATGTTCCAAAACCCAATATTCTTTGGAAAGTAAGAAAGTTGAGAAACTTGTTAAGAATATGTATGGACCTAAAACAGAGAATAATAAGTATGTATGGAGTTATTAAAGATAAATTGTTATATTACCTGTTACCCCAGTTTTTGGATAGAAAAATGTAAACCAGCTTTCTGGAATAAATCCTAGCCTAACAGGAGGATGATGCATGGGACGAACGATTCGACGTGGATCATCTGCAGGGCATACTAGTTCACTAGTCATGGTCTGACTTCCACGAATCGCCATAGATAATGGCTTTATTTGCAAAGCAGCTATAATACAgattacaaaaaaaattaatgcaCAGTCATAATGAAACATGACCCAATTTATTACTCAcaaatttttaactttattcATCTAAAGTACAATATATTCATATACATGTAATAcagaaatttgtataattaaatttttaagtaaaacaTTGACATACTTGCtttatattattacataatGCCAATAGAACTGCCGTAATTGATAACTCAATTACAAACTATAAACTAGTAATATTGTAAGAAAgtttcttattaaaataattagaatttattgGATTCTTAATTTCATCTTACCATTGCGAAAACTTAGTCTCGACAACATCTTGATGTCTCGCGTTACACCTCACAGAACAATTCTGTTCAATGTAACACTGTAACACACTCTGAAGTGATTGAAGTTAGCTATATAGAATGATTCTTAAACTATCCAACAGATAGTATGGATACAACATGTGCTCTCgtgcacagccgactctagtactagccgtgctgaagtaaaaatggcaacaccgcgagagtccggtctgaatatatcaacacctaccctactctatctgcctcccggactcccagactttcagccaatcaacgtcgtcagactcccgacactctctggacttcacataacctctttggtttcgatccaatcatttcgcttgtttcaaggtttttattaacttatatacacgtttatcaattcttaaatgtttcaatttgatccaaagatggcttcattttgcttcatatctaaattttcttgaaaccactgtaaatatttcaaatatcatgcttcacaacaccaaactactgtgagagtacacaaaatatatatcacatttataacaattttatactaccacatcacttctatttgccatagttgcaacgtttatgtattgtttatacataattaacacaaaatagtgtatattactacagcttttaattaaaaaggacgttaattacaattccgagcacaggactctgtttttgaaaataggactcccgattgtcacgtgagcggtgttgccacgttgttcagcatggctagtactagagtcggctgtgtctCGTGCATCTTCTAGTTTAGCTAACCTGTGGCGTCGCTGAGCGTTTCCGCTTCCGGCGCTcgattttaaattgtttataattttgtttaatcGTTCTGATGGTtaattgttcttcttcctcctccggcATTAAACGCGTCGGTTAAACTTcgtcttaggggaccaaaaattaacggttccaaaatatgtgttcttgtagtttttgacttgaaaagtccgaaaatgcaagttaaaagtttaggaaaccaatagtttaaaagatacgagtatataaaaatgtgtgtacttggcgtactttgacaggtcaAGATAGCGCGAAACCCCCCTCCTTTGAATGCCTCGATTACTTCTTAGCCACGTGTGATACTTCTGGTGTTTCAATTTCATAATAGCTCAGAATTTGGGAAACAAGGTAATTAGAGGATTGTTCCCAAAAgccgaacggacactatgattcaTACTGTACACATAGATTCTATGTCATAGGGTATATactataattttgaattatcgggtatgcaatttatttattatcataccttaatttgtagaaaataataatggtaatataCATTTGTATGTTTTTATCGATCAATAATGAGGATACAATAATACTACATTTACAGTGTATGTGTCAGGATCATAAATTTGTTACATTACTGAAACTAAATTTTTacgatataatttataaataaaattatttttcaaacatgtACATAAATTTTACTTATTGTAGCTATCGTAGCATTGCACTTTGTATTCGtggtaattttaaaaatgaatgaacATTAAATTTACAGAGAGAATCAATGATATTACAAGTTTATTATGGCAGTGAGAGGAAAACTGCCGACAACCAAAAGTAAAGAACGGTTTCAAATTAAGCAAGAGGAAAAGTTGTCCATACGAAAGAGAAAAATCTATTGTACTTTTCCTGTTAATATAACTTAAAACGCGCTAAAGAATCACTATCAGTTAATCGGTTTTTTCCTCGATATAATACTTTTAGTATCTCCCGTCGCCCCACCCCCTCCGCccctaaaaaaaaatatacgtaTTTAAATAATCGTAGTTAGAATTTTGGTGAGAACATTTTGTTGcagttttcttcatttttttgaCGCATTggtgtttcattaattttgctAGTAAAAAGTATACATCATCGTCCTGAAATTACTACGATCTCTTATACATACAACGATGGAAATTCGAATTGACACgaattttccttcattttacaagactaataattcaatttcaatcatTTATAGCCTGAAGTTTTAAAAAACAGTGTTGTCATTTCCATTGATAAACGAACTTTGCTATTTTACAAATCTAGAAATACCGTGTTTTACTATTAATTCGGTCAATGCGATTGGAAATTCGACAACTCGCTAAAATCTTGAAGAAAAAACGGCCACCTACTGCTAGCTATGTTAGAACAAGAATAGTTAATGGAATAATATAATAGGTTTATCACAAATCTTATATTATCGTAGAGTGATTAACGATCATCGTAttattgagaaaaaaaagaaattacattttacttTATAAGATTAAGTTGAAATGTCACGATGCTCTTAAGATTACTCAGATGCTCTGTTGCACGATGAAGGAATAATCACCGTCGTTAATTCATTTGACAATGATTTTAATTCCAACTTAATTTTGTAAACAGTTtgagtttcctttttttttctggttttttttttatgtattcaTTTACTGATCAAATACTGATTTCTTCGTCCGAACCATTCTTTGTCACCTTTTATTTGTAAGTTAATATCTCCTTGTTGTCGCGTGTATCTTATTGATAAACACAGAACGAAAAAGCAATACGcatatatttaatacaaatgTACAGTAATTTGTTCGCAACGCATTTAAATGGCTACGACGATCATATATTTTCTTCCCTagataaacatttaataacagatatataaagaaatatgtcAAGTTATGTGAATGAACAggatgtaattaattttagttTAGTTTGTTACTTCTAAATGCTGTTTAAACCTTAGTACGAATCTGCCatgttttcaatttcaattctggatgtaattaatttcctgaaatgatatttttaaacttGACGTTTGTTTCACGCGACGCTTGAGGTTCCATTATTCAAGAGTGGTTTTAACAATTAGTATAATTCTGATCTACGTTAGTTTCTTAAATCTTCTTACATCCAAAATTGAAATACACTCTAGTAAGCGACAAGTTAGAACAAGGATTAGAAACTTGATCGAATTTATAAATTCTGAAATGTTTATCACGCTacattataatatgtatatattgtatatataaaacATATTATTAGAGTTACAAACAAGACTATTACAACTTAATAGTTGACTTTGCGTACGTTGTTTCtataattgttttttaatatacAAATCCAATCATTCGCGAAAAATAAATAACGGTTTTTCATTACAATTCTTAAAGTAAATATTAACATTCAACAAGATGTATAAAATTGATGACGATTTTTGTTCGAAAAATACGAAACTTTGTTAAAATGACGAAACACGAGACAAGGAGAACGAAGGTAACGCATACATATTAAAATTCACCTACTTAAAGACTTCAGAtctaaatatttgtaaaaccGCATGACTCTTGTAATCGAGCTTTACATTTCAAtcgttaaatttgtttcataaatGAAACGACAATTTTTCTATACGGAAAACGACATTTAACATAAAATTCCGTTCCTCGAATTCGATATGAGAAACTGTTTGGAAAGATAATTTATTCGCTTTCTTTTGCCTTTGCTTTAACTAACCATTTTAACTTGAATCACTAaacgaaatttttcttcttttttttcatatttaaactGTGTATTCAGAACACACAGACATTTACGTGCAATGCACTTATACTTGACCAAGGCATTGTAACACATCAACATACAGAATACAGCAATCAATTTGTTTTGCGCGCACAATTTGTGTAGATACGTGTGCGCGCGCACATGTGTGTATTAGATAGGTATAGTGGCGCGCAAAAGAATtcggacaccgtttaaaacagaatacctcgtttaaaattggaccaaatgacttcaggtttctcgagaagctatacaaattaatttactaagatttgtgcctttgtcgttttaaaaaattaaaatttgtcgaaATGGGGAatgaaatagtaaaaggcaattttttaacttttttatctgaacctacaacaaaaatttaaaacatgacatttgtaaatttaagtgttATGTGTGAAAATTTCTACgcttaaaatttcatcgagattggTCGATGCACTTAaaagttacaattaaaatttccgaaaatcgcaacttttcatctaagaacgtgagTAGTTCCGTTCTTAGAAGAAAAGTCGCGatgttagaaaattttaattacttataacttctaagtgcatcgaccgatctcaatgaaattttcagcataaacataacttatttgaatctaccaAAAACATATTTTGacttttcattataggctcacacaaaaaagttgaaaaattacccttcactattttttttcacgatttcaacaaattgtaattttttaaaacgacaaagacacatatcttagtaaattaatttgtatagcttctcgagaaatctgaagtcatttggtccaattttaaacgagatattctgttttaaacggtgtgcgaGTACTTTTGCGCGCCACTGTATATACGAATATGTGTACGTGTACTTACTTGCCTGTATCTGTTATTTgcctgtatatatgtatgtatgcagGCATGTGTTACACTTCAATTATCAtctatacgtacatacatacatgcgCGCTATACACATAAGCagtatttacaattttttttttccatggtAATCAATCACGCATTTTTCGAGAACAGCAATTAATATATGTTACCTAGcatttatctaatttaattaattattatcattatttaattataataatagctATTATCATACATAATATAAGAGTATggatttttcttctcctttgtcCCTTATTTATGGAAATAGTACTTAGATGTCATTCAACTCATCTCATTTTCCTTCCTTGTTTCTTCGAACAAAGGAGGATCCTTAATCTGATTATCctaaatgtataaattttgcgtgtgatataaatattttattagtaaaaAATTGTTCAGTAACATAAAGTC from Osmia lignaria lignaria isolate PbOS001 chromosome 15, iyOsmLign1, whole genome shotgun sequence includes the following:
- the Golgin84 gene encoding golgin A5 isoform X6, with the translated sequence MAWFSGLADKAENLLNKIDKNTAAVLNKDKYELPQSQLTHVTWTPPESGSTQEEIALKFSTESKHPYVDSTSNLSSLTNSRDEELLTFLNTPNSSPKKNIEVSMSPPTPSSLMVEHPTDTTDSISELSNHSDCSSSSPMHTSVELPDNFNYDDVEIKNEVTDSVNNEPIENQSVGIVLDNGYNYESQQKNLEVNKLINSSSNKYIKRYLKEIERNLEERNELLGKQETDHQKEIIVLNEKLQSLNVEKMQLSKQVVELQFALERSRSELNSTRADLDQHKARALKTLQEKEKLIAELRCNESTGMDDTMIMELNQLRQERDILREENQQISEQLRIVREELMNADVKLEKMRQNSAEANVQAQEILATERRRRLDAEEDARLHSEEIRSLKDELIRQRNSYTSQLQKSNSEISRLRMQLSATSTPSSEVELRLASLTKTLVSKQQALESLTTERNALRLQLEKIEHELRNSRRNILYNNLNDTDDAKAQVPTFLMETPFDTGVTRRVKRAYSSLDAISIRTGVFLRRYPLARILVLIYMALLQFWVLIVLLSQSPEAH
- the Golgin84 gene encoding golgin A5 isoform X3; the protein is MRTGEARRTKTGLFAVMDSGELRYRGLADKAENLLNKIDKNTAAVLNKDKYELPQSQLTHVTWTPPESCGSTQEEIALKFSTESKHPYVDSTSNLSSLTNSRDEELLTFLNTPNSSPKKNIEVSMSPPTPSSLMVEHPTDTTDSISELSNHSDCSSSSPMHTSVELPDNFNYDDVEIKNEVTDSVNNEPIENQSVGIVLDNGYNYESQQKNLEVNKLINSSSNKYIKRYLKEIERNLEERNELLGKQETDHQKEIIVLNEKLQSLNVEKMQLSKQVVELQFALERSRSELNSTRADLDQHKARALKTLQEKEKLIAELRCNESTGMDDTMIMELNQLRQERDILREENQQISEQLRIVREELMNADVKLEKMRQNSAEANVQAQEILATERRRRLDAEEDARLHSEEIRSLKDELIRQRNSYTSQLQKSNSEISRLRMQLSATSTPSSEVELRLASLTKTLVSKQQALESLTTERNALRLQLEKIEHELRNSRRNILYNNLNDTDDAKAQVPTFLMETPFDTGVTRRVKRAYSSLDAISIRTGVFLRRYPLARILVLIYMALLQFWVLIVLLSQSPEAH
- the Golgin84 gene encoding golgin A5 isoform X4, with the protein product MQIYLFCYCLADKAENLLNKIDKNTAAVLNKDKYELPQSQLTHVTWTPPESCGSTQEEIALKFSTESKHPYVDSTSNLSSLTNSRDEELLTFLNTPNSSPKKNIEVSMSPPTPSSLMVEHPTDTTDSISELSNHSDCSSSSPMHTSVELPDNFNYDDVEIKNEVTDSVNNEPIENQSVGIVLDNGYNYESQQKNLEVNKLINSSSNKYIKRYLKEIERNLEERNELLGKQETDHQKEIIVLNEKLQSLNVEKMQLSKQVVELQFALERSRSELNSTRADLDQHKARALKTLQEKEKLIAELRCNESTGMDDTMIMELNQLRQERDILREENQQISEQLRIVREELMNADVKLEKMRQNSAEANVQAQEILATERRRRLDAEEDARLHSEEIRSLKDELIRQRNSYTSQLQKSNSEISRLRMQLSATSTPSSEVELRLASLTKTLVSKQQALESLTTERNALRLQLEKIEHELRNSRRNILYNNLNDTDDAKAQVPTFLMETPFDTGVTRRVKRAYSSLDAISIRTGVFLRRYPLARILVLIYMALLQFWVLIVLLSQSPEAH
- the Golgin84 gene encoding golgin A5 isoform X1, translated to MVGERSEFSASRQSGRRCALEKREERKLVFSQLWTLVNCGLADKAENLLNKIDKNTAAVLNKDKYELPQSQLTHVTWTPPESCGSTQEEIALKFSTESKHPYVDSTSNLSSLTNSRDEELLTFLNTPNSSPKKNIEVSMSPPTPSSLMVEHPTDTTDSISELSNHSDCSSSSPMHTSVELPDNFNYDDVEIKNEVTDSVNNEPIENQSVGIVLDNGYNYESQQKNLEVNKLINSSSNKYIKRYLKEIERNLEERNELLGKQETDHQKEIIVLNEKLQSLNVEKMQLSKQVVELQFALERSRSELNSTRADLDQHKARALKTLQEKEKLIAELRCNESTGMDDTMIMELNQLRQERDILREENQQISEQLRIVREELMNADVKLEKMRQNSAEANVQAQEILATERRRRLDAEEDARLHSEEIRSLKDELIRQRNSYTSQLQKSNSEISRLRMQLSATSTPSSEVELRLASLTKTLVSKQQALESLTTERNALRLQLEKIEHELRNSRRNILYNNLNDTDDAKAQVPTFLMETPFDTGVTRRVKRAYSSLDAISIRTGVFLRRYPLARILVLIYMALLQFWVLIVLLSQSPEAH
- the Golgin84 gene encoding golgin A5 isoform X5, whose protein sequence is MAWFSGLADKAENLLNKIDKNTAAVLNKDKYELPQSQLTHVTWTPPESCGSTQEEIALKFSTESKHPYVDSTSNLSSLTNSRDEELLTFLNTPNSSPKKNIEVSMSPPTPSSLMVEHPTDTTDSISELSNHSDCSSSSPMHTSVELPDNFNYDDVEIKNEVTDSVNNEPIENQSVGIVLDNGYNYESQQKNLEVNKLINSSSNKYIKRYLKEIERNLEERNELLGKQETDHQKEIIVLNEKLQSLNVEKMQLSKQVVELQFALERSRSELNSTRADLDQHKARALKTLQEKEKLIAELRCNESTGMDDTMIMELNQLRQERDILREENQQISEQLRIVREELMNADVKLEKMRQNSAEANVQAQEILATERRRRLDAEEDARLHSEEIRSLKDELIRQRNSYTSQLQKSNSEISRLRMQLSATSTPSSEVELRLASLTKTLVSKQQALESLTTERNALRLQLEKIEHELRNSRRNILYNNLNDTDDAKAQVPTFLMETPFDTGVTRRVKRAYSSLDAISIRTGVFLRRYPLARILVLIYMALLQFWVLIVLLSQSPEAH
- the Golgin84 gene encoding golgin A5 isoform X2, with amino-acid sequence MVGERSEFSASRQSGRRCALEKREERKLVFSQLWTLVNCGLADKAENLLNKIDKNTAAVLNKDKYELPQSQLTHVTWTPPESGSTQEEIALKFSTESKHPYVDSTSNLSSLTNSRDEELLTFLNTPNSSPKKNIEVSMSPPTPSSLMVEHPTDTTDSISELSNHSDCSSSSPMHTSVELPDNFNYDDVEIKNEVTDSVNNEPIENQSVGIVLDNGYNYESQQKNLEVNKLINSSSNKYIKRYLKEIERNLEERNELLGKQETDHQKEIIVLNEKLQSLNVEKMQLSKQVVELQFALERSRSELNSTRADLDQHKARALKTLQEKEKLIAELRCNESTGMDDTMIMELNQLRQERDILREENQQISEQLRIVREELMNADVKLEKMRQNSAEANVQAQEILATERRRRLDAEEDARLHSEEIRSLKDELIRQRNSYTSQLQKSNSEISRLRMQLSATSTPSSEVELRLASLTKTLVSKQQALESLTTERNALRLQLEKIEHELRNSRRNILYNNLNDTDDAKAQVPTFLMETPFDTGVTRRVKRAYSSLDAISIRTGVFLRRYPLARILVLIYMALLQFWVLIVLLSQSPEAH
- the ATPsynB gene encoding ATP synthase subunit b, mitochondrial; translation: MLSRLSFRNAALQIKPLSMAIRGSQTMTSELVCPADDPRRIVRPMHHPPVRLGFIPESWFTFFYPKTGVTGPYIFLTSFSTFLLSKEYWVLEHEFYNSLSLLSIIMFVYIKFGDKIGEALDKMVDAYEANMNQIKQQNLDAFENEIKHLEKTKWRIQGQLMVYDIKKQNVLMQLEATYRERLAQVYNEVKKRLDYHAQIDAAERRIAQKHMVQWITSNVLKAITPEQEKANLQQCISDLEALASAKA